One Spea bombifrons isolate aSpeBom1 chromosome 1, aSpeBom1.2.pri, whole genome shotgun sequence DNA window includes the following coding sequences:
- the CNOT7 gene encoding CCR4-NOT transcription complex subunit 7 isoform X2, which translates to MNEQGEYPPGTSTWQFNFKFNLTEDMYAQDSIELLTTSGIQFKKHEDEGIETQYFAELFMTSGVVLCEGVKWLSFHSGYDFGYLIKILTNSNLPEVELDFFEILRLFFPVIYDVKYLMKSCKNLKGGLQEVAEQLELERIGPQHQAGSDSLLTGMAFFKMREMFFEDHIDDAKYCGHLYGLGSGSSYVQNGTGNAYEEEANKQS; encoded by the exons ATGAATGAACAAGGAGAATACCCGCCGGGAACCTCAACATGGCAGttcaattttaaatttaatctaAC GGAAGACATGTACGCGCAGGATTCTATAGAGCTGCTCACAACCTCTGGGATCCAGTTTAAGAAGCATGAAGATGAAGGCATCGAAACGCAGTACTTTGCGGAGTTGTTTATGACCTCAGGAGTAGTGCTGTGTGAAGGCGTCAAGTGGCTCTCTTTTCATAG TGGTTATGACTTTGGTTATCTAATAAAGATACTGACCAATTCAAACCTGCCAGAGGTAGAGCTTGACTTCTTTGAAATCCTGCGGCTTTTTTTCCCTGTGATTTATGATGTCAAATATCTTATGAAAAGCTGTAAAAACCTAAAG GGAGGGCTGCAAGAAGTGGCAGAACAGCTGGAACTGGAGCGGATAGGACCTCAGCATCAAGCTGGCTCGGACTCGCTACTGACTGGAATGGCTTTCTTCAAAATGAGAGAA ATGTTTTTTGAAGATCACATAGACGATGCTAAATACTGTGGCCATCTATATGGTTTAGGATCCGGCTCGTCTTATGTACAGAATGGGACAGGGAATGCATACGAAGAGGAAGCCAACAAGCAATCGTAA
- the CNOT7 gene encoding CCR4-NOT transcription complex subunit 7 isoform X1, with product MPAATVDHSQRICEVWAFNLDEQMRRIRQVIRKYNYVAMDTEFPGVVARPIGEFRSNADYQYQLLRCNVDLLKIIQLGLTFMNEQGEYPPGTSTWQFNFKFNLTEDMYAQDSIELLTTSGIQFKKHEDEGIETQYFAELFMTSGVVLCEGVKWLSFHSGYDFGYLIKILTNSNLPEVELDFFEILRLFFPVIYDVKYLMKSCKNLKGGLQEVAEQLELERIGPQHQAGSDSLLTGMAFFKMREMFFEDHIDDAKYCGHLYGLGSGSSYVQNGTGNAYEEEANKQS from the exons ATGCCAGCTGCAACGGTGGACCACAGCCAGCGGATCTGCGAAGTCTGGGCCTTCAACCTGGATGAACAGATGAGAAGAATCCGCCAAGTTATACGCAAGTATAATTATGTTGCAATG gacacagAGTTTCCAGGGGTTGTTGCGAGACCAATAGGGGAATTCAGGAGCAATGCTGACTATCAATACCAACTTTTGCGCTGCAACGTAGACTTACTAAAGATCATCCAACTGGGGCTGACGTTTATGAATGAACAAGGAGAATACCCGCCGGGAACCTCAACATGGCAGttcaattttaaatttaatctaAC GGAAGACATGTACGCGCAGGATTCTATAGAGCTGCTCACAACCTCTGGGATCCAGTTTAAGAAGCATGAAGATGAAGGCATCGAAACGCAGTACTTTGCGGAGTTGTTTATGACCTCAGGAGTAGTGCTGTGTGAAGGCGTCAAGTGGCTCTCTTTTCATAG TGGTTATGACTTTGGTTATCTAATAAAGATACTGACCAATTCAAACCTGCCAGAGGTAGAGCTTGACTTCTTTGAAATCCTGCGGCTTTTTTTCCCTGTGATTTATGATGTCAAATATCTTATGAAAAGCTGTAAAAACCTAAAG GGAGGGCTGCAAGAAGTGGCAGAACAGCTGGAACTGGAGCGGATAGGACCTCAGCATCAAGCTGGCTCGGACTCGCTACTGACTGGAATGGCTTTCTTCAAAATGAGAGAA ATGTTTTTTGAAGATCACATAGACGATGCTAAATACTGTGGCCATCTATATGGTTTAGGATCCGGCTCGTCTTATGTACAGAATGGGACAGGGAATGCATACGAAGAGGAAGCCAACAAGCAATCGTAA
- the VPS37A gene encoding vacuolar protein sorting-associated protein 37A — translation MSWLFSSSKGSRPLPPLTSLQQQKQRQIESLKACHSSIAEIQKDVEYRLPITIKNLTVSINILLPPQFPQEKPLISVFPPIRHHLVDKQGINVTCPLVNNFTMHSDLGKIVQSLLEEFWKNPPTLAPASASFPYLYGNPSGLSSYAHSGFPFLPTYPAQETNRSGPVPEPVPANYNAAKAAAPSCGLITDLPLPVPTSEVGLNGFTYKMPDIPETFPELMALSVSQLSEMIEQEDVLLEQFVNLPQFKQIITDKEDLVKNIEEIAKKNLQLEPVLESKRQSILEKYELLTQMKATFEKKLQRQHELSESCSLSALQARLKVSAHEAEEESDGIAEDFLEGKTEIDDFLSIFMEKRTSCHSRRAKEEKLQQALSLHSQYHAPL, via the exons ATGAGCTGGCTCTTCTCTTCATCCAAAGGCTCCAGACCTCTGCCGCCTTTAACCAGTCTGCAGCAACAGAAGCAGAGGCAGATCGAGTCCCTCAAAGCCTGTCACAGCAG CATTGCTGAGATTCAGAAAGATGTGGAGTACAGACTGCCTATCACTATCAAAAACCTTACCGTCAGTATAAACAT tttgCTTCCTCCACAATTTCCTCAAGAGAAGCCCCTTATAAGTGTCTTTCCTCCAATTAGACATCACTTGGTGGACAAGCAGGGCATCAATGTGACATGTCCTTTAGTAAATAAC TTTACTATGCACTCGGACCTTGGTAAAATAGTACAGAGTTTGCTGGAAGAGTTCTGGAAGAACCCTCCTACGCTGGCACCTGCCTCTGCTTCTTTTCCTTA cttgtaCGGCAATCCATCAGGACTGTCTTCTTACGCTCATTCGGGGTTTCCGTTTCTCCCTACTTACCCCGCGCAAGAAACAAATAGATCAGGCCCTGTTCCTGAACCTGTTCCTGCAAACTACAACGCTGCCAAAGCCGCTGCTCCTTCCTGCGGCTTAATTACAGACCTGCCTCTACCGGTCCCTACTTCAGAA GTGGGATTGAATGGTTTTACATACAAGATGCCTGATATCCCTGAGACGTTCCCTGAACTCATGGCGTTAAG CGTCTCCCAACTCTCGGAAATGATAGAACAAGAGGATGTTCTGTTGGAACAGTTTGTAAATCTCCCACAGTTTAAGCAGATCATCACAGACAAAGAAGACCTGGTGAAGAACATAGAGGAGATTGCAA AAAAAAACCTGCAGCTGGAGCCCGTTCTAGAATCCAAACGACAGTCGATATTAGAAAAG taTGAACTTCTCACCCAGATGAAAGCAACGTTTGAGAAGAAGCTGCAGAGGCAGCATGAGCTGAGTGAG AGTTGTAGCCTGAGTGCTCTGCAGGCCAGACTGAAGGTTTCAGCTCACGAAGCAGAAGAAGAGTCTGACGGTATTGCAGAAGACTTCCTTGAGGGGAAAACAGAAATAGATGATTTCCTCAGTATCTTCATGGAAAAGAGAACG AGCTGCCACAGTAGAAGAGCCAAGGAAGAGAAACTTCAGCAAGCCCTGTCCCTGCACAGCCAATATCATGCCCCGCTATAG